In Modestobacter versicolor, a single genomic region encodes these proteins:
- a CDS encoding BTAD domain-containing putative transcriptional regulator yields the protein MQFRDLGPLVVELDGAEHPPPGLKPSALLAALVVHANRRVAVSTLLEVVWAGRPPAKAEGTLESHVWRLRRLLEPGRGRGEAPGVLVNDSGGYRLLARADQVDSARFEHLADETRALATDGEPADVLARCDEALALWRGTPYEQIAAQEWIVPFLVRLEEIAAELRERRIDALLGTGATDRALSDVARLIEETPYRERLWAQRMIGLYRTGRAEEALQAYQRARTRLLDELGTEPGTELREVHRRVLAQDPALAPAPPPVTVRPSRSATVPAAHLPARAEPLIGRATDLQALTDLVRTRRLVTVTGAAGCGKTRLAVEVAAAVVEAFPDGAWFVDLTAVDRPELVVDVLTTTLGLAAPVSGSAGDALRDHLRDRRMLVVLDNAEHLLDAVAEVVGEVQAGAGQCVLLVTSREPVAVPGEVVWPLGPLPLTASADPLAADPEEGPGRSPALELFLARLGSADPTLTVDDDVVVVAERICEALDGVPLALELAAARVRSATLTEIADQVSADASGLRRLGRAGADHRQSVRAAIEWSHRLLSPQEQAVHRRLSVLPGPITRSAATAVAAADPVEAADVPELLALLTHRSLLHPVRLGRAPGPSLFSQLATVRGHAAHSLAAHDETAAAVRRRDTWVASLLAGRPRLSAAGGDWYDAVADAYATVRATLQHLLVEAPDPTAGRLLSHLSMFWYYRERTVEAGRWLRLALELPGLDPADTASAHLTLLGHELLRGRSDLSLPHLDAALAPIGAASTDRLVDLAELMATCALAAHTRQADDQAARLVVAVAGIADTTGDREVRLLADALALLTAAPQRTGTPSAAAADVHEQARAEGNPLVAWVAATAATAQADTPGDALRWWDRVAEAVLLVGSRDVGIWAEVRAGLMVSAGQHREAVRLFAAARRELRRSGLTWPMNPATRDLMREARGALGPGEFDRSWHDGERQLGPALLPGLVG from the coding sequence GGCCCCCCGCCAAGGCCGAGGGGACCCTCGAGTCGCACGTGTGGCGCCTGCGTCGGCTGCTCGAGCCCGGTCGCGGCCGCGGCGAGGCGCCGGGCGTCCTGGTCAACGACAGCGGTGGATACCGCCTGCTGGCGCGAGCCGACCAGGTCGACAGCGCCCGGTTCGAGCACCTCGCCGACGAGACGCGCGCGCTGGCCACCGACGGCGAGCCGGCCGACGTGCTGGCCCGGTGCGACGAGGCACTGGCGCTGTGGCGCGGCACCCCATACGAGCAGATCGCCGCGCAGGAGTGGATCGTCCCGTTCCTGGTGCGCCTGGAGGAGATCGCCGCCGAGCTCCGGGAACGCCGGATCGACGCTCTGCTCGGCACGGGGGCCACCGACCGCGCCCTCAGTGACGTCGCCCGGCTGATCGAGGAGACGCCCTACCGCGAGCGGCTCTGGGCCCAGCGGATGATCGGCCTGTACCGCACCGGCCGCGCGGAAGAGGCCCTGCAGGCCTACCAGCGGGCCCGCACGAGGCTGCTCGACGAGCTGGGCACCGAACCCGGGACGGAGCTGCGGGAAGTGCACCGGCGGGTGCTCGCCCAGGACCCGGCACTGGCGCCCGCTCCCCCACCGGTGACCGTGCGGCCGAGCCGGTCTGCCACCGTTCCGGCCGCACACCTCCCGGCCCGCGCCGAACCGCTGATCGGGCGCGCCACCGACCTGCAGGCCCTCACCGATCTCGTCCGGACGCGACGCCTCGTCACCGTCACCGGAGCCGCCGGTTGCGGGAAGACCCGCCTGGCTGTCGAGGTGGCGGCGGCGGTCGTCGAGGCCTTCCCCGACGGGGCCTGGTTCGTCGACCTCACCGCCGTGGACCGCCCCGAGCTCGTGGTCGACGTCCTCACCACCACGCTCGGCCTCGCCGCCCCGGTGAGCGGGAGCGCGGGCGACGCACTCCGTGACCACCTCCGCGACCGGCGCATGCTCGTCGTCCTCGACAACGCCGAGCACCTGCTCGACGCCGTCGCCGAGGTCGTCGGCGAGGTGCAGGCCGGTGCGGGGCAGTGCGTTCTCCTGGTGACCAGCCGTGAGCCCGTCGCCGTGCCCGGCGAGGTGGTGTGGCCACTGGGACCCCTGCCCCTCACCGCGTCAGCGGACCCTCTCGCCGCGGATCCGGAGGAGGGGCCCGGCCGGTCGCCGGCGCTGGAGCTGTTCCTGGCACGGCTGGGGTCCGCCGATCCGACTCTGACCGTCGACGACGACGTGGTGGTCGTCGCCGAGCGGATCTGCGAGGCGCTCGACGGGGTTCCCCTCGCCCTGGAGCTGGCGGCCGCGCGGGTCCGCTCGGCGACCCTCACGGAGATCGCGGACCAGGTGTCGGCAGACGCCAGCGGCCTGCGCCGGCTCGGTCGGGCCGGGGCAGACCACCGGCAGAGCGTGCGGGCGGCGATCGAGTGGAGCCACCGGCTGCTCAGCCCGCAGGAGCAGGCGGTGCACCGTCGACTGTCCGTGCTCCCCGGACCGATCACCCGCTCGGCGGCGACCGCGGTGGCCGCGGCCGACCCGGTGGAGGCCGCCGATGTGCCCGAGCTGCTCGCCCTGCTGACGCACCGGTCCCTGCTGCACCCCGTCCGGCTCGGCCGCGCGCCCGGACCGTCCCTCTTCAGCCAGCTGGCCACCGTTCGCGGCCACGCCGCCCACAGCCTGGCCGCGCACGACGAGACCGCGGCCGCCGTGCGCCGCCGGGACACCTGGGTCGCCTCGCTGCTCGCCGGCCGCCCGCGCCTGAGCGCAGCCGGCGGCGACTGGTACGACGCCGTGGCCGACGCCTATGCCACGGTGCGCGCCACCTTGCAGCACCTCCTCGTCGAGGCACCGGACCCGACCGCTGGACGGCTGCTCTCCCACCTGTCGATGTTCTGGTACTACCGCGAGCGCACCGTCGAGGCGGGGCGCTGGCTGCGACTCGCCCTGGAGCTGCCCGGCCTGGACCCCGCCGACACCGCGAGCGCTCACCTCACCCTGCTCGGGCACGAGCTCCTCCGCGGGCGCTCCGACCTCTCCCTACCGCACCTCGACGCCGCCCTGGCGCCGATCGGTGCCGCGTCGACCGACCGCCTCGTGGACCTGGCCGAGCTCATGGCCACGTGCGCTCTCGCCGCCCACACCCGGCAGGCCGACGACCAGGCCGCCCGGCTCGTGGTCGCGGTGGCAGGCATCGCGGACACCACCGGCGACCGCGAGGTCCGGCTGCTGGCCGACGCCCTGGCTCTGCTCACCGCCGCTCCGCAGCGCACGGGGACGCCGTCGGCCGCGGCAGCGGACGTCCACGAGCAGGCCCGCGCTGAGGGGAACCCGCTCGTGGCCTGGGTCGCGGCGACGGCCGCGACGGCACAGGCGGACACGCCCGGGGACGCCCTCCGGTGGTGGGACCGGGTGGCCGAGGCGGTGCTCCTGGTCGGTTCCCGGGACGTCGGGATCTGGGCCGAGGTCCGTGCCGGCCTCATGGTCTCCGCCGGGCAGCACCGCGAGGCCGTCCGGCTGTTCGCCGCCGCCCGGCGGGAGTTGCGCCGCTCCGGGCTGACGTGGCCGATGAACCCTGCCACCCGTGACCTCATGCGGGAGGCCCGTGGGGCCCTGGGGCCCGGCGAGTTCGACCGGTCATGGCACGACGGCGAGCGGCAGCTCGGCCCGGCGCTGCTCCCCGGCCTCGTCGGCTGA
- a CDS encoding STAS domain-containing protein, with amino-acid sequence MTAPVIRAPAPAPGGDEVVVVLTSALLAGGPADLRWLLQGVLLSGARRIVVDLGEVDSVAGRALATLLTAHRICRARGGGVVLRGADPRTRDTLRRTGLWRVLHVQCGSGPAQARSGTSADEAGEQRRAELPLAVVP; translated from the coding sequence ATGACAGCCCCGGTGATCCGCGCACCGGCCCCCGCGCCCGGTGGCGACGAGGTGGTCGTGGTGCTCACCTCGGCCCTGCTGGCCGGCGGGCCGGCCGACCTCCGGTGGCTGCTGCAGGGCGTGCTGCTGAGCGGAGCGCGCCGGATCGTCGTCGACCTCGGGGAGGTCGACTCCGTTGCCGGCCGGGCGCTGGCGACCCTCCTCACGGCGCACCGCATCTGCCGCGCCCGGGGTGGGGGAGTGGTCCTGCGGGGCGCCGACCCGCGCACCCGGGACACGCTGCGCCGCACCGGCCTCTGGCGGGTGCTGCACGTGCAGTGCGGATCCGGCCCGGCGCAGGCGCGGTCCGGGACGTCAGCCGACGAGGCCGGGGAGCAGCGCCGGGCCGAGCTGCCGCTCGCCGTCGTGCCATGA
- a CDS encoding alpha/beta fold hydrolase, with translation MSTAARDDHGDHGAARPVQRHRRLRRRVVATVGATVLAFAGVLVVLEGPRVLGDAAERPGLDAFYEQPPGATDGAPGTLVRDEALEGTPPGSRAWRVMYRSTDLDGRTVVVTAAVITPLGPAPSGGRTVLVWGHPTTGTAASCAPSRGFDPFIGIEGLRLMLDRGYTVVAPDYVGMGTDGPDSYLVGATAAHTLLDAVRAAQHVEGAEAGSRVVLWGHSQGGQAVLLAAEDQPGYAPELDVAAVAAAAPAADLTALVRSHLDDISGVTIGSYAFPAFAQAYGGSVPGARLEDVLTSAARQALPGMNRLCLLSHLGELHRIGEPLVGDFFSVDPTTTQPWAALLRENSAGSRVISAPVFVAQGAEDELVLPADTDAFVQAARQRGDDVHLEPVAHASHATIAYLSLPALGRWLDEQHV, from the coding sequence ATGAGCACGGCGGCCCGGGACGACCACGGCGATCACGGGGCTGCCCGGCCGGTGCAGCGGCACCGGCGGCTCCGGCGGCGGGTGGTCGCGACCGTCGGGGCCACCGTCCTCGCGTTCGCCGGTGTCCTGGTCGTCCTGGAGGGGCCGCGGGTCCTCGGGGACGCCGCCGAGCGCCCGGGGCTCGACGCCTTCTACGAACAGCCGCCGGGTGCGACCGACGGCGCCCCGGGCACGCTGGTGCGCGACGAGGCGCTCGAGGGCACCCCGCCCGGGTCACGCGCGTGGCGGGTCATGTACCGGTCCACCGACCTGGACGGTCGGACCGTCGTGGTGACCGCAGCGGTGATCACGCCGCTCGGCCCCGCCCCGTCCGGAGGCCGCACGGTCCTGGTGTGGGGCCACCCCACGACCGGGACCGCCGCCTCCTGCGCCCCCTCCCGTGGGTTCGACCCGTTCATCGGCATCGAGGGGTTGCGGCTGATGCTGGACCGCGGGTACACCGTCGTCGCTCCGGACTACGTCGGGATGGGCACCGACGGGCCGGACTCCTACCTGGTCGGGGCCACCGCCGCCCACACCCTGCTGGACGCCGTCCGTGCGGCCCAGCACGTCGAGGGCGCCGAGGCCGGCAGTCGGGTTGTGCTCTGGGGACACTCGCAGGGCGGGCAGGCGGTCCTCCTGGCGGCCGAGGACCAGCCGGGGTACGCCCCCGAGCTGGACGTCGCCGCGGTGGCTGCCGCCGCCCCTGCGGCCGACCTGACCGCGCTGGTGCGCTCGCACCTGGACGACATCTCCGGGGTCACGATCGGTTCGTATGCCTTCCCGGCCTTCGCGCAGGCGTACGGGGGCAGCGTGCCCGGCGCCCGGCTCGAGGACGTCCTGACCTCCGCAGCCAGGCAGGCGCTTCCGGGGATGAACCGGCTCTGCCTGCTGTCGCACCTCGGCGAACTGCACCGCATCGGCGAACCGCTCGTCGGCGACTTCTTCTCCGTGGACCCCACCACGACCCAGCCGTGGGCCGCCCTGCTGCGTGAGAACTCGGCGGGTTCGCGCGTCATCTCCGCGCCGGTGTTCGTCGCGCAGGGGGCGGAGGACGAGCTGGTGCTGCCCGCCGACACGGACGCGTTCGTGCAGGCGGCCCGGCAGCGGGGGGACGACGTCCACCTCGAGCCCGTCGCGCACGCGTCGCACGCGACGATCGCCTACCTCTCGCTGCCGGCGCTCGGCCGGTGGCTCGACGAGCAGCACGTCTGA